The following nucleotide sequence is from Pedobacter sp. PACM 27299.
CTAATGCAGGGAGCTTGCAGGAATCTGAGCTTGAAGCGTCCGCCTTGTAAAAATTGCAGTCAGTGAACGACTTGTTTTTGTGCCTAACTCTGGAAAATGATGCATCTCAAATCATTCATTTTAGAATCAAGCAACCGACCTGAAAAGGGTCGTTTCCACAGTGAAACGGCCCTTTTCTTTTGATAGGTAAAAATTAGTTATTTCTTTATTTGCCACCCTTTTAATGGTAACTTAGAATAATAGATAATTCCTTATGTCGAATATTAAACTGATTATTGAAGAGCGAGCGAGTAATATTGGTAATTTTATGGTGGGCAGGCTGCTGCCATTCCGTGAAAAAAGAATGGTAGGCCCATTTGCTTTTATCGACCACATGGGGCCTGTTTGTTTAAGTGACCATGAAAATCTTGATGTTCCTCCACATCCACATATCGGACTTTCTACGCTTACTTATCTTTTTGAAGGCAGTATTATGCACAAGGATAGCCTGGCAAATGAAATTGAAATTAAACCTGGACAAGTCAACTGGATGACCGCCGGAAAGGGAATAGTTCATTCCGAACGTACACCTGCCCACTTACGTCATTCTGATAAAATGCTTCATGGCTTACAAATTTGGGTGGCCTTACCCAAAGATCTGGAACACATGGAACCCGAATTTTTTCATGTAGAGGCTGAAGATATTCCATTCTGGGAACAAGATGGTGTCTCTATTAAACTGATCGCTGGTACTGCTTTTGGAAAGCAATCTCCGGTACCTGTTTACAGTCCGCTTTATTTCCTGGAATTGAAAACAAAAACGCGTAAAACCGTTAAAATTGGCGAAGATTTATTCGGAGAAAGTGGATTGTACATCTTAGCGGGCGCGATCGAAAGTGAAGGATTTACCTATGAACCGAAACAGCTGCTAGTCGCTAATGACAGTAAACTGTGTGAATTTGTGATGCAGGAAAATACGACGGTCTACCTATTTGGCGGTACTACTTTTCCAGAGGAGCGTTTTATCTATTGGAATTTT
It contains:
- a CDS encoding pirin family protein, yielding MSNIKLIIEERASNIGNFMVGRLLPFREKRMVGPFAFIDHMGPVCLSDHENLDVPPHPHIGLSTLTYLFEGSIMHKDSLANEIEIKPGQVNWMTAGKGIVHSERTPAHLRHSDKMLHGLQIWVALPKDLEHMEPEFFHVEAEDIPFWEQDGVSIKLIAGTAFGKQSPVPVYSPLYFLELKTKTRKTVKIGEDLFGESGLYILAGAIESEGFTYEPKQLLVANDSKLCEFVMQENTTVYLFGGTTFPEERFIYWNFVATSKEIIEQAKNKWLEQSFERVPGETDFVPLPEQGRSIKS